The window ACTTCGACTTCACGTCCACAACCCTGTCGGGTCCGCTGGACGAAGATGAGCCTGACTTTCTCAAGAACGAACCGCTCGATCCGGATTGGGCCATGGAGCTCGGCCGCTTACCCGGGATCCAGAGCGCCGCGGCATTCGTGGACCTGAGTCAGGAGAGCTACGAGGCAAGTGTCAGCGGTGACCGGGTCGAGATCTCCCTGCTGGGCGCGGGCGCCGATTATCTGGAGATCGACGGCGGGGACATCATCGCCGGCCGCTGGTTCACGCAGGCGGAGGCCGAGCGGCGGGCGCAGGTGACGGTCATCGACTCGGCCACCGCGGTCGATCTGTTCGGGAACCGCAACCCGCTCGACCGGGAGGTTCGGATCGGGCGGGGCAACGAGGCCGCGGTCTTCCGGGTCATCGGCATCTACCGGGTGGCGCCCAACCTCTTCGCCGGTCTGGCGACGCACTGGGTGTGGGTGCCGTTCGCGACAGCCGACAAGGTGCTGCGCGTGTGGGATCGCATGATCAGCTTCGTGGTCCGGCCGGAGCCCGAGACGGAACTGCAGTTGGCGATCGATGCGACGCACGCGCGCATGCGCCAGCTCCGCAACCTGAAGCCGGGCGAGGAGGACGACTTCGCGATCATGACCGAAGACCAGATGCTGGAGTTGTGGGCACAGCTGACGGGGGTCCTGTTCGCGGCCATGGTCGGCCTCTCGAGCATCGGACTGATGGTGGGGGGCGTAGGCGTCGTCGGGATCATGATGATCTCCGTGACGGAGAGAACCCGGGAGATCGGACTGCGGAAAGCGATGGGCGGGCGGCGTCGGGATATCATGTGGCAGTTCCTGGTCGAGGCGGCCACGCTCACGCTGCTCGGCGGAGCGACCGGGATGCTGATGGGCGGCGCGATCGTGTGGGCGGTGAACCAGTTGACGCCGCTGCCGGCAGTCGTGCCGCTGTGGTCGATCCTGGCTGCCCTTGCGGCGTCCGTGCTGACGGGGATCGGTTTCGGGCTCTACCCGGCCTCGCGGGCCGCGGGGCTGGACCCCATCGACGCGCTGCGCTACGAGTAGGCGGCTGAAAGCGAGCGGCTGACCGCCCGATGACGGAAACACCGCTGGACATCCTCGCGGTAGCGGCACACCCCGACGATGCCGAACTCACCTGCGGCGGGACGCTGGCCCGCGCCGCGGAGCAGGGGTACCGGACGGGGATCCTCGATCTGACGCGCGGTGAGATGGCCTCGCGGGGCACCCCCGAGATTCGGGCCGAGGAGGCGGCCCAGGCGGCGGCGGCGCTGGGCGTCGGGGTTCGGATCAACGCCGGACTCCCGGATGCGCGGCTCGAGAATTCGCTGGAGGCGCGGCGGATCGTCGTCGGACACCTGCGGGACCTCGCCCCCGCGACCGTAATCCTCCCTTGGCCGCGCGGGCGCCATCCGGATCACCGGGCCGCGTCGGAACTCGCGCGCGACGCATGCTTCCTCGCGGGACTGCGGGAGTATGAGGGCGGACCGGGGCGCCGGCCGGAAAAGATCCTCTACGCGATGGCGTATCGGGAGGACGCGGTGAAGCCGACCTTCGTCGTCCCGCTCACGGAAGCGCAGTTCCAGCGCAAGGTCGAGGCGGCGCGGTGCTACGCGTCGCAGTTCGAGGGCGCGACGGCGGCGGGCGAGATCTTCCCCACCGGACAGCCGCTCGTCGAACGCATCGAGACCGCGTCACGACACTACGGCTCGCTGATCCGGGCGCCGCACGGGGAACCGTTCCGTACCGATGAGACGATGCGCGTGAGCGATGTCACACGCCTCGGAGTCCGCTCGTTGTAAGTAGCGGTCAGCCGCAGCGAACCTCGACGAGGAGGCGCTTCCAGCTCGGGACCGACTCGGTCCCCACCTTGATCACCTGTACGCGCGCCGCGCCGCCGCGCCGCATCCACGGGGCGAGCCAGGCGCCGATCTCCCGGGGAAGGTGGCCGACCGGGTCGCCGTCGCGGATGTGGACCCAGACATCGTCGGGTTCGCCTCCGGGCGGGTCGGGGATCAGGAGGAGTTCCTCCTTCGGGCCTACAGCGTCGAGGTGGCGGGCGCGGTCTTCGAAGGCGAGTCCGTGGACGGTGGTGCGGAACACCGGGGCCCCGAGCGGTGGTATGCTCTGCGGGTCGGACGCGGGCCCCGTGGGGCTTGGCGCCGGCGGGGTGCCCCCCGGCGCGGAACGTGGTGGTTCCATGTACTCATCCCGAGTTGCGGCGTCGTTTGAAGCTTCGACACAATAGACCCTCTTTGCTCAGCGGGCGAATCCAGACCGAAGAACGATGATGATACAGCCGGAAGAAGAGCGGCTTTACCTCGATTACGCGGCGACCTGGCCGATGCGGCCGGAAGTGTGGGATGCCATGGGAGCGGAGCTGCGGCACGGCTTCAATCCCGCGAGCGCGCACGCCCCCGGACGCCGGGCCCATCGCTGTCTCGAGGTCGCGCGCGGGCGGATCGCGGATCTGCTCGGGTGCCCGCGGTCATCCATCTACTTCACGGGCGGCGGCACGCAGTCGGACAACCTCGCGATCCTCGGCTTCATCCGGTCGAATCCCGGGCGCAGGCCGCGCGTGTTCGTGTCCGCGATCGAGCATAAGGCGTGCATCGAGGCGGCAGACCGCGGCGTGGTGGAGGGGGCCCGTGCGGCGCGGATTCCCGTGGACCGCTCGGGCACGATCGATCTCGCGTGGCTGCGGCGGGAACTCGCGGCGGACGCGGACGCGCCGACGCTGATTTCGGTGATGTGGGCAAACAACGAGATCGGCACGGTCCAGGCGATGGGGGACATCGTCGAACTGGGCCACGAATATGGGGCGCTCGTGCACACCGACGCGGTGCAGGCGCTGGGGAAGGTGGACTGCGATCTCGAGCGGACGCCGGTCGACCTCCTGTCGGCGACGGCGCACAAGCTCGGCGGTCCGGTGGGGATCGGCCTCCTCTATCGGCGGCCGGGGGTGACGCTGGAGCCGCTGAGCTACGGCGGCGGACAGGAACGGTCCATGTGGCCGGGCACGCAGAACCCGATCGGCGCGACGGGCTTCGCGGCCGCGCTCGCGCTCGCGCTCAAGGACCGCGAGGCGGCGGTCGCGCGCTGGACCGGCCTGCGCGACCACCTCGAGGCGCGGATCCGGGCCGAGATCCCGGATGCGCGGATCCACGGAGGCGACGCGGCGCTGCGGATGCCGAACCTCGTCAGCGCGGGGATTCCGGGGTGTGACAGCGGAGCCGTGCTCGTGTCCCTCGACTTCGAGGGCATCGCCGTCTCGGGCGGATCGGCCTGCGGCTCCGACTCGAGCGTCGGCTCCGACGTGCTGGACGCGATCGGGATCACGAGCGATGGGCCGTACGCCGCCGTGCGCTTCAGCTTCGGCCACGACACGTCCCGGGCGGACATCGATGCGGCGGCGGACGCCCTAGCGCGGGTCGCCGCGCGGGTCGTCGCCATCACGGCCTGAAAGCGCGCCTCCATGATCGCCCCCGGCCGCCTCGCGAACTCCGTGCTCGTCGCCATGTCGGGCGGCGTGGACTCGTCGCTCACCGCGGCGCTGCTCGCGCGCGAGGGCCGCCCGATCATCGGCGTGACGATGAAGACCTTCTGCTACACCGGCAGCGAGGGTCCGACCCGCACCTGCTGCGGCCTCGACGGGATCGCGGACGCCAAGTCCGTCGCGGCCCAGCTCGACATGCCGCACCATGTGTTCGACGTGGAGGAGGAGTTCACGCGCGACGTGATCGACGACTTCGTGTCGGAGTACGCGGCCGGCCGCACGCCGATCCCGTGCGTCCGCTGCAACAGCTTCACGAAGTTTCGGGACCTCCTCGTGCGGGCGGACGCGCTGGACTGCCGCTGGCTGGCTACGGGGCACTATGCGCGAGTCGTCCGGCCCCGCTCCGGCCCGCCGGAACTCCACCTCGGCGCGGACGACCACAAGGACCAGACGTACTTCCTGTGGGGGATGCCCCGCGAGGCGCTCGACCGCCTTCTCCTGCCGGTGGGCGAACTCACGAAGCCGCAGGTGCGGGCGGAGGCGCGGCGGCTCGGCCTCGACACGGCGGACAAGCCGGAGTCGTTCGAGATCTGCTTCGTCCCCGACAACGACTACGCCGGGGTCCTGCGCCGATACCTGCCGGAAGACCACCCCGCTCTTTCGCCCGGCGCCATCCGCTTCGAGGACGGCTCGGGCGCCGGCGAGCACCCGGGCTACGCGCACTACACGGTGGGACAGCGCAAGGGACTCCCGGGCGGGTTTCCCGAGCCCATGTTCGTGCTCGAGATCCGGCCGGATTCGCGCGACGTCATCATCGGGCCGCGGGCCTCACTGGCGCGCTCGCGCATCGGCGCCCGGGGCGTGAACTGGCTGGCCGAGCCTCCCGCCGCCGGCGAGCGCATCGGCGTACGGATTCGGCACGGGGCGGCGATCGTCGAGGCGGAGGTCATCGAGGCGACGCCGACCGGCTTCGCGCTGGACCTGCCCGTCCCTCAGTCGGCGATCACGCCGGGACAGAGCGCCGTGCTTTACCGGGACGACCTCGTCCTCGGTGGCGGCGTCATCGTCTCGAACTGACGGCCGCCGCGGAGGCGGCCCCGCCGGCGGGCGCCGGGTCGGCCCCGCAAGCAGCCGGTGCCGCGGGTCAGTAGGAGAGGCCCTCCTGTTGCGCGAGGTCCTTCACCTTCTTCAGGCCCTCGCCGGAGAGGTCGGGCGTCTCCAAGACCACCTTGACGAGCTGGTCGCCGCGGTTCTCGCCGCGCCGGATGCCCTGGCCGCGGATTCGGAAGGTGGTGCCGCTCTGAGTACCCGGCGGGATCCTGAGCACGACCTTGTTCCCGCCGATCGTCCTCACCTTGACCTTTGAGCCGAGAATCGCCTGCGCCACGTTGATCGGCACCTCGCAGGCGAGGTCGAGCCCGTCCCGGGTGAAGAAGCGGTCGGGGTCGACCTGGAACTTGATGATGAGATCTCCCGGGGGGCCGCCGCCCGGACCCCGCTCGCCCTTGGCGGAGATGCGGACGCGCGAACCGTCCTCGACTCCCGCGGGCACCTTGACGCTGAGCTTGCGCCGCGTGTGCACCTGGCCGCGCCCGGAGCAACTCGAGCACGGCGTCTCCGGCACCATCCCGCGTCGCATGCAGACGGGACACGGGCGTGTGACGGAGAACCCGCCCTGCCCGAACGTGACTTCGCCCCGGCCCTCGCACTCCTCGCAGCGTATCAGCGACGTGCCCGGGGCGGCGCCGTCCCCGTCGCACGTCGCGCACTCCTCGCTGATCGGCACCGTGACCGCGACCCGGCCTCCGCGCGCCGCGGTGCGGAGCGGAACTGTGACGAGGTATTCGACGTTGCGGCCCCGCTTCGGCCCCTCCTTCTCCGGCTTCGCTTTCTTCCCGAAATCGAAGATCGAAGAGAAGATGCCGCCGATGCCGCCCAGGTCGGACAGGTCCTCGAACTTGAAGTTGCCCGCCCCCCCGGGGGCTCCGCCCGGCTGGCCGGGCCCGAACGCTCCGAGGCCTCCGTACTTCCGCACGCGGTCGTACTTCTTGCGCTTGTCGGGATCCGAGAGGACGCCGTGCGCCTCCGACACCTCCTTGAACTTCTCCGTCGACTTCGGATCGCCCGCGTTCGCGTCCGGGTGGTGCTCCTTCGCGAGCTTGCGGTAGGCCTTCCGGATCTCGTCCGCGCTCGCGTTCTCGGCGACCCCGAGAATCTTGTAGTAGTCCTTCGCCTGCGTCGCCATCGGATCAGGAGGCTTCGGCTTCGTGGCGGAAGACCGTGACGCGCGCGGGGCGGAGCAGCCGGTCGCCGAGCCGGTATCCGATGAGGACGACGTGCGACACGAGTTCGTCCTGCTCCGGGTCGTGGGTCGGGGTCATCATGAGCGCGTCGTGGAGGTTGGGGTCGAAGCGCTCGCCCACCGGGTTCACCGGCTCCACGCCGGTGTCCGCGAGGACCTTCGCGAACTTCCGCGCCACCAGCCCGATCCCCTCGTGCAGCGCCTCCGTCGTCGTTCCGTCGAGCGGCGTCTCGGCCACGCGCTGCAGGTCGTCCATCAGTTCGAGCAGCTTGCCGGCGAGGTCCGCACGCGCCCGCTCTCCCGCATCGCCCAACTCGCGCCTTGTCCGGCGCCGGAAGTTGTCGAACTCCGCCGCGAGCCGGAGGTGGCGGTCCTGCAGCGCCGCGAGTTCTCCCGCCGGGCCGGGGTCCCCATCGGACTCGGGCGGGCGCACTTCGTCTACATGCCCGGGCGTTTCCAGGGCCTCCTCGCGCGCGTCCCGCTCGGCGGCGTCCCCGGAGGCCTCCGCTGCGGCAGCCTCCGGAGCCGTATCTTCCGGAGCGGCATCCTCCGGCGCCGCGCTCTCCATCTCCTGCTCCAGGTCCTTCTTTCCCATCGAATATCCTCGAGTATGCTCGTCAAAGCCGTGCATCCAGCCAGCGCATCGCTTCGAGCGCGGCCGCTTCCCGGATCTCGTCCCGGCTCCCCCCGAAACGGTGACACCGCGCGTCGCGCGAGGGGCCGTCGTGGGCGATCCATACCGTGCCCACGGGTTTGTCGGCGGATCCGCCCGCGGGCCCGGCGATCCCCGTGACGGCGATGGACCAGGTGCTTTCCGCCACGCGCCGCGCCCCGGCCGCCATCTCCTCCGCCACGGCCCGCGAGACGGCGCCGTGCCGGCGGAGCGACGCCTCCGACACGTTCAGCAGCGCCCGCTTGGCGGCGTCATCGTAGCTTATCAGCCCACCCCACAAAACCTCCGAAGCTCCGGGTACCGCGGTGAGGGAGGCGCCGATAAGGCCACCCGTGCAACTCTCGGCGAGCACCAGCGTGTGACCTCTCTCCCGCAGGCTTCCGATGAGCGCCCCGGCGACGTCGAACAACGACGGACCGCGCTTACGAATGGCGACCCGCCATGACCCGCGAGAACATGCCCAGATAGGTCACGGCGGAGGCCAGCGTGAGCAGCACGGCGAGGGTGAGAAAGGTCGTGGTGAACCAACCGTGGAACGCGGAGAACCACTGCCACGCCCCGCCGCCGGGGGCCACGAAGCCGGGAGTCAGGAACGCGACCCAGAGAATCGCGGAGCCGATGAAGATGTTCTGCGCGAGCGCTTTCCTCTTGCCCAGGATCTGCGCCGCGACGATCCGGCCGCGCCGCGCGGCGAAGGAACGGAGCAGCGTGATCAGCGCTTCGCGCCCCAGGAAGATGACGATGGCCCAGAGCGGGATGACGTGGAACACGGGGAGAGAGGGGGTTCCCGCCTGCCCGAGGTTGATGCTGTAGACGGGGATGAGGGCGGCGACGAGCAGCAGCTTGTCGGCCAGCGGGTCGACGATCTTGCCGAAGGAGGTCACCTGGCCGCGCGCCCGCGCCAAGTGTCCGTCCCACAGGTCCGAGAGCGCGGCGAGGACGAACACGACGAACGCGATCATGCGGGGCACCGGCCGGGGCTGCAGGAGCAGCGCCGTCACGACGGGGGCCGCGAGGATCCGGCCCGTGGTAATCGCGTTCGGGAGATTCAGTGTGGGTCTCCGCCCTCTAGTGTGGTTTCGTCGCTCGCGAGCACGCTCTCGAGACTCTCCAAGACCGCCATGGCGCGCTTGCGGAGGAGCGGCCGTTCCTCCCATGCCAGATAATCTCTAAGCAGCGGCAGATCGTCCACCGACGGGTGCGATTTCAGGTATCCGAGCGCCGCCAGGCGTCGGAGCGGGTGCGGACTGAACAGTTCGCGCCGGTGGCGACGCATCTGGTCTCGCGCGAGATAGATCCCGAGGCCGACGGCGGCGGCGGCGCCCAGCAGAGCCGCGGCCGCGATCTTCCAGCCCGTTGCGGAACGGCGGTCCGCGTCATCGTATTCGATTCGAGTCGTCATCGGTTCGCTACATCTCCCGTCGGCCGGCGAAGGCTTCGGCGATCGTCACTCCATCGGCGTACTCCAGGTCCCCTCCCACCGGCAGCCCGCGGGCGAGCCGCGTGACCGTGACGTCGGCGGCCGAGGCGAGCAGGCGCTGCAGGTACGTCGCGGTCGCCTCGCCCTCGACGCTCGCGTTCGTCGCGATGATAACCTCACGGAGCGGCGTGTCGAGACGCCGCAGCAGGGCCCGGATGTTCAGGTCTTCGGGGCCTACGCCGTCGAGAGGGGACAACCGTCCGCCAAGTACGTGATACAGACCTCCGAAGTTCCCCGAATTCTCGATCGCCGGGATGTCCGAGGCTTCCTCCACCACACACACCTGTCCCGGATCGCGTCTCGGACTGCGGCAGTATTCGCACGGCTCCATGTCGCTGAGGTTGCCGCAGTCTCCGCACACGCGGACCTCCGCCGCGACCCGTTCTATGGCCCGCGCCAGCCGCCGGGCATCGTCCTTCGGACTCTTGAGAAGGTGATAGGTGAGCCGCCGCGCGGTCTTGCGGCCGATCCCGGGGAGACGGCCGAATTCGCCCACGAGCGCTTCGATCGCGTTCACGGACGGCCGAGGAAGTTGCCCAGACCCGGCAACGGCAGGCCTCCGGCCGCCTGACGCATCTCGCTCTCCATTCGGTCCTTCGCCCGCTGCTGCGCCGCGGAGGCGGCGGCGACGATGAGGTCCTCGAGCATCTCGACCTCTTCCGGGTCCACCACCGAGGGGTCGATCGAGACCGCCTTGATGTTGCCCTGGCCATCCACCGTCACCTCGACCATCCCGCCGCCCGAAGCCGCCGTCATCGTCTCGCGCTCGAGCTTCTCCTGCATCTCGCTCATGCGCGACTGCATCTGTTGACTGAGTTGAATCAACTGCTGGATGTTCACGCCGTCCACTCGGATTCTCCTACTCCTTCAGGGTGAGGTCGAGTTCCTTCACGGCTTCGCGGAGCTGCGGGTTGCCGTCCAGCAACCGTTCGACCCGCGACCGGGCCGCTTCCCCGGCGGTCATGCGGGCGCCCCGGTGGTCGACGATCGTGAATCTGACCGCCGGCAGCCCCAGGCGCGCCGCGAGGTTCGCGCGGAGCGGGTCGGCACGCGCATCGTCCTTGAGCAGTTTCTCAAGTTCTTCGCGCCACCCGGCCTGGACGCGGAGCCGGACCTCGTCCCTCACGAGGCCGTCGACCTCCGTGCCGCGCAGAGCCAGGCCGGGTACGCCCCCCAACCCCGGCATCTCGGCGACCACCGCGGCCCACGCGTCGCGGACCCGGGCGACCGGCGTCCCGCCGGAGGCGTCTGCCGGTGTCCTGCCGGAGGCGTCTGCCGGCGCACTGTTGGAGGGCTCTGTCGGGGGGGGCGCCGGGGGCGGCCCCTCCTCTCCTGCGGCGGACGGCGGAGGGGGCTCCGGGGACTTTGACGGGTTCGGGGGAGCGGCCGGGGGCGACGAAGGACGCCTCTCGCGCTGGCGCCGGGGCGGCTCCGGCGCTCGCGGGCGCGACGCGGGCTCGCCGGCCGGGGCGCCCAGGGCGGCCAGGAGCTCCTCGAGTCCGACGGTCGATTCCATGCGGACGAGACGGAGCAGCAGGACCTCGAGCTGGATGCGCGGCTGCGACGACCGATGGAGCATGCCGGAGGCCTCGAACTCGCTGAGCGCCGCCAGCATCCTGAGCACGTCCGCGGGAACCAGGGCCCCGGCGGCAGCGAGGAAACGCTCGCGCGACTCGGGGAGGAGTTCGACCGCCTCGGCCTCCGGATCGAGCCTCAACACGAGGAGGGTTCGCAGCGCGTCGCCGAGGCCGCGCAGGAACTCCGCGGGGTCGTGCCCATCGTCGAGGAGGTCCTGGACGAAGGCGAACACCCCGGCCCGATCCCCGTGCGCCGCGATCTCGAAGAAGGCGAGATACCGATCTTCGTCGACGAGCCCGAGCATGCGGCGGACATCCGCCAGTTCGACCGCGTCTCCCCGGAAGGAGAGCACCTGGTCGAGGGAGGAGAGCGCGTCGCGGACGCCGCCTTCGGCCCGGCGCGCGATCGCCCGCAGCGCCCCCGGTTCGGCCGGGATTCCCTCGGCCTCGAGCACCGTCTCCATGCGGCTCGCGATGTCCTGCACGGAGACCCGCCGAAAGTCGAATCGCTGGCACCGGGACATGACGGGAGCCGCGCCGCGCTCGATCTTCTGCGGCTCGGTGGTGGCGAAGGCGAAGATCACGCGGGGCGGCGGCTCCTCGAGGATCTTCAGGAGCGCGTTCCACGCGTCGCGCGTGAGCATGTGCGCTTCGTCGAGGATGTAGATCTTGTACCGCTCCTCGCTCGTGGGCGCGTATGCGGCCCGGCGGCGGAGGTCCCGCGCATCCTCGACGCCCCGGTGGCTCGCCGCGTCGATTTCCACGACATCGAGCGAGGCTCCCCCGGACCAGATCCTCTCGCACGAGGGACAGGTGCCGCACGGTTCGCCGTCGGAGCGGTCGGGGCAGTTCAGGGCCATCGCGAGGATGCGCGCGGTCGTCGTCTTCCCGACCCCGCGCGGGCCGCAGAAGAGATACGCGTGGCCGACCCGCCCGGACTCGATCGCGGCCTTCAGCGTGGGCGCGATGTGGTCCTGTCCGATCAGCTCCGAGAAGCCTCGGGGCCGGTAGGTTCTGGCCAGCGCGGTGCGGTACAAGGGCTCGTGAGCC is drawn from Candidatus Palauibacter australiensis and contains these coding sequences:
- a CDS encoding ABC transporter permease — encoded protein: FDFTSTTLSGPLDEDEPDFLKNEPLDPDWAMELGRLPGIQSAAAFVDLSQESYEASVSGDRVEISLLGAGADYLEIDGGDIIAGRWFTQAEAERRAQVTVIDSATAVDLFGNRNPLDREVRIGRGNEAAVFRVIGIYRVAPNLFAGLATHWVWVPFATADKVLRVWDRMISFVVRPEPETELQLAIDATHARMRQLRNLKPGEEDDFAIMTEDQMLELWAQLTGVLFAAMVGLSSIGLMVGGVGVVGIMMISVTERTREIGLRKAMGGRRRDIMWQFLVEAATLTLLGGATGMLMGGAIVWAVNQLTPLPAVVPLWSILAALAASVLTGIGFGLYPASRAAGLDPIDALRYE
- the bshB1 gene encoding bacillithiol biosynthesis deacetylase BshB1, coding for MTETPLDILAVAAHPDDAELTCGGTLARAAEQGYRTGILDLTRGEMASRGTPEIRAEEAAQAAAALGVGVRINAGLPDARLENSLEARRIVVGHLRDLAPATVILPWPRGRHPDHRAASELARDACFLAGLREYEGGPGRRPEKILYAMAYREDAVKPTFVVPLTEAQFQRKVEAARCYASQFEGATAAGEIFPTGQPLVERIETASRHYGSLIRAPHGEPFRTDETMRVSDVTRLGVRSL
- a CDS encoding cysteine desulfurase family protein, coding for MMIQPEEERLYLDYAATWPMRPEVWDAMGAELRHGFNPASAHAPGRRAHRCLEVARGRIADLLGCPRSSIYFTGGGTQSDNLAILGFIRSNPGRRPRVFVSAIEHKACIEAADRGVVEGARAARIPVDRSGTIDLAWLRRELAADADAPTLISVMWANNEIGTVQAMGDIVELGHEYGALVHTDAVQALGKVDCDLERTPVDLLSATAHKLGGPVGIGLLYRRPGVTLEPLSYGGGQERSMWPGTQNPIGATGFAAALALALKDREAAVARWTGLRDHLEARIRAEIPDARIHGGDAALRMPNLVSAGIPGCDSGAVLVSLDFEGIAVSGGSACGSDSSVGSDVLDAIGITSDGPYAAVRFSFGHDTSRADIDAAADALARVAARVVAITA
- the mnmA gene encoding tRNA 2-thiouridine(34) synthase MnmA, with amino-acid sequence MIAPGRLANSVLVAMSGGVDSSLTAALLAREGRPIIGVTMKTFCYTGSEGPTRTCCGLDGIADAKSVAAQLDMPHHVFDVEEEFTRDVIDDFVSEYAAGRTPIPCVRCNSFTKFRDLLVRADALDCRWLATGHYARVVRPRSGPPELHLGADDHKDQTYFLWGMPREALDRLLLPVGELTKPQVRAEARRLGLDTADKPESFEICFVPDNDYAGVLRRYLPEDHPALSPGAIRFEDGSGAGEHPGYAHYTVGQRKGLPGGFPEPMFVLEIRPDSRDVIIGPRASLARSRIGARGVNWLAEPPAAGERIGVRIRHGAAIVEAEVIEATPTGFALDLPVPQSAITPGQSAVLYRDDLVLGGGVIVSN
- the dnaJ gene encoding molecular chaperone DnaJ — encoded protein: MATQAKDYYKILGVAENASADEIRKAYRKLAKEHHPDANAGDPKSTEKFKEVSEAHGVLSDPDKRKKYDRVRKYGGLGAFGPGQPGGAPGGAGNFKFEDLSDLGGIGGIFSSIFDFGKKAKPEKEGPKRGRNVEYLVTVPLRTAARGGRVAVTVPISEECATCDGDGAAPGTSLIRCEECEGRGEVTFGQGGFSVTRPCPVCMRRGMVPETPCSSCSGRGQVHTRRKLSVKVPAGVEDGSRVRISAKGERGPGGGPPGDLIIKFQVDPDRFFTRDGLDLACEVPINVAQAILGSKVKVRTIGGNKVVLRIPPGTQSGTTFRIRGQGIRRGENRGDQLVKVVLETPDLSGEGLKKVKDLAQQEGLSY
- a CDS encoding nucleotide exchange factor GrpE, translating into MGKKDLEQEMESAAPEDAAPEDTAPEAAAAEASGDAAERDAREEALETPGHVDEVRPPESDGDPGPAGELAALQDRHLRLAAEFDNFRRRTRRELGDAGERARADLAGKLLELMDDLQRVAETPLDGTTTEALHEGIGLVARKFAKVLADTGVEPVNPVGERFDPNLHDALMMTPTHDPEQDELVSHVVLIGYRLGDRLLRPARVTVFRHEAEAS
- a CDS encoding CinA family protein, which encodes MFDVAGALIGSLRERGHTLVLAESCTGGLIGASLTAVPGASEVLWGGLISYDDAAKRALLNVSEASLRRHGAVSRAVAEEMAAGARRVAESTWSIAVTGIAGPAGGSADKPVGTVWIAHDGPSRDARCHRFGGSRDEIREAAALEAMRWLDARL
- a CDS encoding CDP-alcohol phosphatidyltransferase family protein, which encodes MGGTAAPPQARHGGLGESRERARERRNHTRGRRPTLNLPNAITTGRILAAPVVTALLLQPRPVPRMIAFVVFVLAALSDLWDGHLARARGQVTSFGKIVDPLADKLLLVAALIPVYSINLGQAGTPSLPVFHVIPLWAIVIFLGREALITLLRSFAARRGRIVAAQILGKRKALAQNIFIGSAILWVAFLTPGFVAPGGGAWQWFSAFHGWFTTTFLTLAVLLTLASAVTYLGMFSRVMAGRHS
- the recR gene encoding recombination mediator RecR; the encoded protein is MNAIEALVGEFGRLPGIGRKTARRLTYHLLKSPKDDARRLARAIERVAAEVRVCGDCGNLSDMEPCEYCRSPRRDPGQVCVVEEASDIPAIENSGNFGGLYHVLGGRLSPLDGVGPEDLNIRALLRRLDTPLREVIIATNASVEGEATATYLQRLLASAADVTVTRLARGLPVGGDLEYADGVTIAEAFAGRREM
- a CDS encoding YbaB/EbfC family nucleoid-associated protein, which gives rise to MDGVNIQQLIQLSQQMQSRMSEMQEKLERETMTAASGGGMVEVTVDGQGNIKAVSIDPSVVDPEEVEMLEDLIVAAASAAQQRAKDRMESEMRQAAGGLPLPGLGNFLGRP
- the dnaX gene encoding DNA polymerase III subunit gamma/tau — its product is MAHEPLYRTALARTYRPRGFSELIGQDHIAPTLKAAIESGRVGHAYLFCGPRGVGKTTTARILAMALNCPDRSDGEPCGTCPSCERIWSGGASLDVVEIDAASHRGVEDARDLRRRAAYAPTSEERYKIYILDEAHMLTRDAWNALLKILEEPPPRVIFAFATTEPQKIERGAAPVMSRCQRFDFRRVSVQDIASRMETVLEAEGIPAEPGALRAIARRAEGGVRDALSSLDQVLSFRGDAVELADVRRMLGLVDEDRYLAFFEIAAHGDRAGVFAFVQDLLDDGHDPAEFLRGLGDALRTLLVLRLDPEAEAVELLPESRERFLAAAGALVPADVLRMLAALSEFEASGMLHRSSQPRIQLEVLLLRLVRMESTVGLEELLAALGAPAGEPASRPRAPEPPRRQRERRPSSPPAAPPNPSKSPEPPPPSAAGEEGPPPAPPPTEPSNSAPADASGRTPADASGGTPVARVRDAWAAVVAEMPGLGGVPGLALRGTEVDGLVRDEVRLRVQAGWREELEKLLKDDARADPLRANLAARLGLPAVRFTIVDHRGARMTAGEAARSRVERLLDGNPQLREAVKELDLTLKE